DNA from Hippoglossus hippoglossus isolate fHipHip1 chromosome 13, fHipHip1.pri, whole genome shotgun sequence:
GGATCCCGAACCCAGGCGAATGAACGGAAGTCCTCTTTGAAATAGGACCCAAACTGATTCTTCAGCGCTGAAAGGTGATCAGCAGCTgattggaggagagaggagaaatcagTGCCACGTGCATCGGCAATGAAGTCTGCAAGGCTGGGAAACATGTCGCAGTTTCCAGAACTGATGCGACCATGCCAGAGAGCAATTTTTTGCGTGAAGGCATTCACTCTATCAGCGAGGAGCAGAACGTTAGATTCGCCGCCTTGCAAAGACAGGTTAAGGCCATTCAGCCGGTCAAAAATATCCACCAAATAGGAGAGAGAGGCAAGCCACATGGCATCATCCAGGTGCTTCGCCAGATCTGTTTGATTTTCAGTCAAAAACAACTTTACCT
Protein-coding regions in this window:
- the LOC117772558 gene encoding zinc finger BED domain-containing protein 5-like produces the protein MGSGHEQLLLHTEVRWLSRGRVLQRLYELREEVKLFLTENQTDLAKHLDDAMWLASLSYLVDIFDRLNGLNLSLQGGESNVLLLADRVNAFTQKIALWHGRISSGNCDMFPSLADFIADARGTDFSSLLQSAADHLSALKNQFGSYFKEDFRSFAWVRDPFLCSADELSIDMQEQLIELKSDSRLKHLFTTSPLSSFWVAMMLCPNYP